AAACCGTAACCGCCGGCTCCGCCATGAACGAGAAGATCAATAAATCCGGGGAAAATATATTTTCCGCTTACATCGTAAGCTTTTATTCCTGCAGGAATTTGAGATTTTGATTCAGGACCAACTTGATAAAACATTCCGTTTTTGGTTGTAATTGTTCCCTTTTTTAATATTCTAAACGGTGTCACAATATCCGCACCGATAAATGCTAATTCCATAATTTAATCCATTATTAAGTTCTTTAATTCAACAGTTGATTCGGTAATATTTTCATTTTTAAATACAGCGGTTCCTGCAACAATAACATTGCAACCTGCGTCTTTAACTTTTTTAATATTTTCCTTTGTAATTCCGCCATCAACTTCTATTAAAAAATTATAATTTTTTGACTTTTTAATTCTATTAAGATTAACAATTTTATCCAAAGTATAATCAATAAAAAATTGACCTCCAAAACCGGGATTGACCGACATAATTAAAACCAAATCCACAATTGGCAAAACCGGCAATAACATTTCAATTGGCGTTGCAGGATTGACAGCAACACCTGCTTTTACGTCAAACTCCTTAATAAGCTGAATGGTTCTGTCCAAATGTTCATTATTTTCTTGATGGATAGTTAAAATATTTGCACCAGCTTCTGCAAATTCTTTAATAAGATTTTGAGGATTATTAATCATTAAGTGCACATCAAGAGGAATTTTAGTCAATTTTTTTACCGCTGAAATTACAATTGGTCCAAATGTAAAATTCGGAACGAAATGTCCGTCCATCACATCGCAATGAATAAAATCTGCATTGCCTAATTCAACGGCTCTTATTTGATTGGATAATTTTGTAAAATCTGCAGCAAGTATTGAAGGTGCTAATAATGCCATTTTTAATCTTGACTTTTAGTTATAAACAAATCTATTGAGTCCCCAACAGCAACTAAAGTATTTTTACTAGGAAATTGTGAAATTACAGTATTTGGAAGTAAGTTTTTTGATACTTCATAAGTAATTGTTCCAACCGAAAGCGAATTTGTCTCAAGTGTTGAAGTTGCTTCTTTATACGACATTCCCAAAATATCTGGAACTCGGACCATCCCAATATTTGGACCAACACTTACAAATAATTTTATTTTTGATCCATTCGATAAATTTAAACCCGAAATTGGAAATTGTTCTACAACCGTATTAATGGAAAATTCAGAATTAACTTGCTCAACTTCTGAAATTTCAAAACCAAGTCTTTGTAAAGTTATTTGTGCATCTCTAACAGATTTTCCTACGAGATCAGGCATAACTTTAAGAGGATTGCCGCTGCTGATATGAAGATGAATTGTTCTATTTTTTTTAACTAAACTTCCGGCTTCCGGTTTCTGAAAAATTACGTGGTCTTTTGGTATTTTCTCACTATATCTTGGACCTTCAAATGCGGCAACTAAACCATTGTCATCCAATATTTCGGCAGCTTCTTCCTGCGATAATCCGATTACATCAGGGACTTCTATTTCATCTCCTTCAACATATAAAGGCATAATTATAACATCAAAAATAAAGGCTAAAATTGCAATAAAAGATGCGGCAATTGCAAATATGGTTAATATTTTCTTATACGATTCTTTCATAAATTCAAATATATCAAATGGCTTTTTTTATAACAACTTATAATTTTTTATTCTAATTAAAATATTGTAATTTTACTATTATTAGGCTATTTAAGTAGAAATCATCAATTATAAGACAAGAGGTTTGCGTGTTTAAAAATCATCCCAAAGGACTTGCTGTACTCTTTTTTACGGAAATGTGGGAAAGATTTGGATTTTATACAATGATCGCAATTTTTGTGTATTATCTTCAAGAAAATTTTAAATGGGACCAAGCAACTGTAACAAATATTTATGGAATTTTCATGGCAGGAGTATATTTTACTCCAATTTTGGGCGGCTGGATTGCCGATAATGTTTTAGGTTATGGTAAAACAATTATATTTGGCGCAATTGTAATGGGTATCGGCTACGCAATAATGGCAATACCTACCGATAATTCTTATTTAGTATTTGCCGGTTTGTTTGTTATTGCAATTGGCAATGGTATGTTTAAGGCAAATATTTCTGTTTTGGTTGGAAACTTGTACGGTCATTCTGAAATTTCTTTAAAGGATGCCGGATATAATATTTTTTATATGGGAATAAATGTGGGAGCATTTTATGCTCCATTTGCCGCAGCCGGAATAAAAAGTTTTTTAATGAATAATTTTGGCGCAACATTAGCCCAAGGTTATAATGCCGGATTTGGAATTGCATCAATTGGAATGATCTTTTCACTAATAATATTTACAGCTTTTAGAAAATATTATCAACAAGCCGATTACCAATCAAAAAAAGAAGTAAAAGTAGAAAAAGATGTTGTTTTAACTAAGCAGCAGGAAAAAGAAAGAATAATCGCTTTGTTAACAGTTTTCGGAATAGTAATATTTTTCTGGATGGCATTTCATCAAAACGGCGCCGCATTATCTTTATTTGCAAGAGATTATACTCACCAGTTTGTTGGGAAATTCACATATTTACTTTTTGATGTTGTTAGTCTGCATGCAATACTTTTTGCGATTTTCGGTTTAGCTGCTTTGTTGAAAAAATCTAATTCTTCTAAAATAAAATCTTTTGGCGGAATATTTACATTAGCTGGATTATCCCTACTCATATATAAAATCTCATCTTTACCAGAATCAGGAAAAATTTCACCAGAACAGTTTCAAGCATTTAATCCAATGTTTATAGTTTTAATTACACCAATAATTATAAATTATTTTTCAAAATTAAATAAAAAAGGTAAAGAACCGTCTTCTCCCGCAAAAATTGGAATTGGAATGTTAATTACGGCAATAGCCTACGTAATTATGATTATTGCGTCTCTGGGTTTAGCACCGGTTTATACGTTAAATGGTTCCACATCCGCTATTACAGTCAGTCCTTTTTATTTAATAGGTACTTATTTTACGCTTACAATTGCTGAACTGCATTTAAGTCCAATGGGACTTTCGTTTGTATCAAAAGTTGCCCCGCCAAAAATGAAGGGACTTTTAATGGGCGGCTGGTTTGGAGCTACAGCGACAGGAAATTATTTAGCCGGTTTTGTTGGAAGGTTTTATCAGGAATGGGAATTGTGGCAATTTTTCCTAATTTTAATTGTTTGTGCGGCATTAGCTTCATTAATGGTTGTTTTTACGTTGAAAAAATTAAAAAGTGCAACATCATAAATTTTAAGGAATATATATGTTAGTTATTATTAAAAATGATTATGAATCATTAAGTCAAGAAGCCGCAAAAGTTATTGCGGATCGTTTAAAGAAAAAGCCGAATTTAGTAATTGGTTTGGCAACCGGGAGCACACCTTTGGGTTTGTATAAAGAATTAATAAGACTGCACAAATACGAAGGATTGGATTTTTCTAAAGTTGTAACTTTTAACTTAGACGAATATATCGGTCTTCCGCCATCGCATGATCAAAGTTATCATTATTTTATGCAGAAGAATTTCTTTTCGGAAATTAATTTGGATCCAAGGTTTATTCATGTTCCGCAAGGAATGGCGAACGATATAAAATTATTTTGCAATTGGTATGAGGACAGAATAAAAAGTTTCGGCGGAATTGATATTCAAGTATTAGGAATTGGCGCAAACGGACATATAGCATTTAATGAACCCGGTTCATCATTAGGTTCAAGGACAAGGATTAAAACATTAACTCCAACCACAAGAGACGATAATAAAAGATTTTTTGAAAAAGGCGAAGATGTTCCGAAATACGCGATAACAATGGGAGTAGGAACAATTATGGATGCAAAGGAATTACTGCTTGTCGCTTCAGGTGAAGGGAAAGCCGAAGCAATAAAAGCTGCTGTGGAAGGACCGATTACTGCTATGTGCCCTGCTTCAATAATCCAAATGCACAAAGAAGCTTTTGTAATTATTGATAAATCCGCATCTTCTCAATTAAAAGGTAATTATGTCGATACTTGGGAATCACTTATTCTCTAATAAATAAAAGGTTAACTTTGAAAAGTTTATGCATATTTGAAGATGAAGAATATAAACAACTTCAGCCGTTGACTTTAATCAGGCCTTCTTACCATTTGAAATGCGGGATTTTATCTTTACACAGAAAGATTAGAAGAAATTATCCGAATGTAAGAGTAGAGCTTAATACTCGCGGTTATCTAAGCAATTTAATAAAGCAAAATCATCCGGCAGAAATTGTAAATCATGTGATGTCCGATATGATGCTTTTTCTTAACGGAAGAATTCTTACTGACGATACTTTGGTAAATCAAATACCGTTCGAAGGTAAAGACGAATTATTTATTTCGAATAACAATTTTATCGGAGCTCGTGTAAGCGGTAAAAATTTGGAAAAAATAAGCAATTCGTTAAAAGATGTTCTATCTAAAAATGATTTCCCGAACTTACCTGTTAAAGAAGTCGATGTAACAATAATAAATTATCCTTGGGATTTGATTACTTACAATCATCAAGAGCTTATTAAAGATTATAAAAAATTAACTAGTGAACAGGAAAATTTCATTAAAGAATTTCCAGGAGTGTATTTACTCAATAAGAAAGATATTTTCTTGGGTAAAAATGTGGTTATAAAACCGGGAGCAATTTTAGATGCGGAAGATGGACCCATTTTTATTGGAGATAACGTTACAATTATGCATAATGCTTCTATTCAAGGACCAGTTTTTATTGGTGAAGAATCAATTGTTAAAATGAGCGCAACAATATACCATAATACCAGCGTTGGGAAAGTGAGTAAAATAGGCGGAGAAATTGAAAATACGATTATTCACAGTTATTCCAATAAACAGCATAATGGATTTTTAGGAAATTCATATTTGGGTTCATGGGTAAATCTTGGAGCCGGAACAACCAACAGCGATTTAAAGAATAATTACGGAACTATAAAAGTTCTTATTAACAATCAATTGATTGACAGCGGTAAGCAGTTTATTGGTTTAACTATGGGCGATCATTCAAAAGCGGCAATTAATACATCATTTAATACCGGAGCGGTAGTTGGTGTTTCAAGCAATATTTTCGGCGGAACTTTTCCACCAAGATATATTCCTTCATTCAGCTGGGGCGGATCGGAAGCATTGACAACTTATGATATAGATAGAAGTATAGAAGTTGCCGAAAGAGTTATGCAAAGAAGAAATGTTGAACTGACCGAAATAGATAAAGAATTATTTAGAACAGTATTTAAATTAACCGAGAAAGAACGAAGAGATAAAGGATTCCCTAAATAAGTAAGAAACTTACGCTTAATGTATAGAAATTATTTTTATTTACTAAGGTCCGTCAACGATATTTCTCCTGAATTGATTGGAGCCAGAATTACGGATGTTTACTCCCAGGAAAAAGATAAACTTTTCTTAAAAATTCCTAGTAATGAATTCCCGAACAGACATTTAATAATTGATACAAATCCTCATTCAACATCAATATTTTTAAAAGATGTTCATTTCAAAGCAAAGAAAAATTTTATGCAGTTTTTTGATAATGCTCTTAATAAAAAAGTGCATAATGTTGAAATTGCAGAAAACGACAGAATAGTAAAGTTTAATTTGGGCGAGACTTTTATTCTGTTTTCAATTAAAGGTAATAAGACAAATATTTTTTATTCTGAAAATTTAAATGAAGTACAAAGTTTTAAAAAATCAAATAATGATGATATAAATAAAGATTTAAAACAAATTTTCTTTAGCGGTTCAAATCATCCTAGCATACTTAACCGGGACAATGCAATCAGTGATTTAAATGAATTGAAAAAATTATTTCCGATGCTCTCCAACGAAATAAAAATTGAAATTGATTTCAGAATTTCTGAAAACGAAAATTCAATTTGGAATATTTTTCAAAATATTGTTAGAGAATTTTTGAACGAAGATATTAGAGTTGGTTTTAGCATAGATCTTCAAAAAATGATGTTCTTCCCTTCTACATTTAAAACAATAATTACTGAAGATAATTATAAAGATTTTTCAAATTTTAATGATGCTTTGCAATATTATTCTGCTTCATTCTATAGATTAAACGCAAAATCAAATTTTAAAAATGAATTAGAGAAATATTTCGATACAGAAATTTCAAATCTCTCGGCAAAATTAAATAATTTAAAAATCCGGATTGAAAATGGTTCAAACGAAAGCCTATATTATTCATATGGAAATACATTATTGTCAAATATGGATTCACTTAAAAAAGGCATGAAAGAAATAATTCTAAAATCAAATGAAGAAACTGATGAACTTAAGATAAAACTTGATCCGAAATTAAATCCGAACGAAAATATCAATAAATACTTTGAAAAAGCTAAAGATGAAAAAATAAATTTTAACAAATCTGTAGAATTATTTGAATCCGCAAAACAAAAATATAATACACTTTTAACGGAATATGATTATTTTAAAAATGCCGATACGATTGATAAAATTGAATATTTATATAATAAACTAATTACAAAAAAAGAAAATATTATTAAGATGGATTCCGGAGAAAAATTTAAATATTGGCTTTACTTGATAGACGATAAATATTCTGTTTACATAGGAAGAGACAGTAAAAGCAATGATTACCTTTCTGTTAAATTCGCGAAACAAAATGATTATTGGTTTCACGCTAGAGGTTTACCGGGTTCGCACGTTGTGCTTAGAGTTGAAAATTTGAAAGAAGTTATGCCAAAGGAAATAATTAAAAAAACAGCTTCGCTTGCCGCGTATTACAGTAAGGCAAAAACTGCCGGCACCGCACCGGTTTCATATACTTTCGCTAAATTTGTGCATAAGAAAAAAGGAATGGAGCCTGGAAAAGTTTTACTTCAAAAAGAATATACGATTTTGGTTAAACCTGAAATTCCGCAAAATTGTGTTTTAGTTAACGAATAATTTAATTAACATTATTTTATGCTAAAAAACATAAACATAAAAGCAGTACTCGGGATTCTACTTCTCTCAATTTTCATGGGAATTTTTTATAATTCATTTTCGTCAGACGGAATAGATTTTATAAGAAATGAAGTAATAATAAATTATGTGAAACTTGGTGAAAATATTACGGAAAATAATCTTAGAGGAATCGATTTAGCGCAGACCATTAAACTGTTTAATGAAAAATCCGCGTTATTCATAGACGCAAGAGACCAATGGGATTTTAAAAAAAATCATATTACGGGAGCAATAAATATTCCGGAATTCAGCTTTTCAAGCAACGATCCAAAATTATCAAACATTTCAAAAGATCAACTTATCATTGTTTACTGCAGCGGTGATGACTGCGATATAAGTAAACGTTTGGCTGTGCAAATGTCGGAAATCGGCTACAATAATCTTTACGTTTTTGTTGGTGGAATAACAGCTTGGACTGAAGCCGAACTTCCAACAATCAAGGGTAAAGATGAATAAGCAAAAGACCATAAATTATATAATTGCAATCACAAGGTTATATCTTGCGGTTTATTTTATTTTAAGCGGATTGGGCAAAATTAATAATTTAGAGTACTTTGCAAATTCAATAGAATATTACAGACTCTTCCCGCTTGTATTAATAAATATTTTAGCAATAACAATTCCTTGGATTGAATTAATTTCCGGATCACTTTTGCTGCTCGGCGTTTTTGTAAAAGAAAATTCTATTATTATTGCCACTCTCCTATTTTTATTTACGATTGCTGTTTTTTCTGCGGTTATCAGAAATTTAAATATCGATTGCGGATGCCACGGAACAGTCGACGGTCAAAAAGTTGGTTTGTTAAAAATTATTGAAAATGTTTTTTTATTTATTTTAGCTTTGGTCAGCATTAAATTTCCTTCTCAAGTTATGAGATTCGTAAAGTATTTCTAAATCATACAGCGAAATAATTTTGAACTACCTAAAGAAATATCTAAAAATAATAACCACCAAAGTCATAACTAATCTAGTTTCAAAAAAAAAATCAAACAAAAAAATATCATTAAATGAAAATTCTAATGTTTTAATAATTATCTTAAAAAACAAATCTGAATCTCTTATGATTACTCCGCTTCCTCAATTAATTTATGAAAACACAAAAGCGAATATTTCTGTTTTAGCAAACGAGAATAATGAAATAATATTTAAAAATAATCCATATGTAAATTCTATCATTGTTTGCGAAAAGGATTTCAGCAAGCAAATATTTCAATCATTTTTATTAAGAAAAAATAAATTTGATGTATTGATAAATTGCAGTGAAAATATTAACGAAACTGAAATTTTATTTTCTTCTTTGGTAAGTTCAAAATATAAGATAGGATTCAATAATATCAGTGATAAAACATTCAGTCATATTGTTGATAAACTAAATATCATTTCAAATCATTATGTTGATAGAATTCTTCAATTGTGCGAAGTATTTGAATTCACTGTTGATAAATCACGATTAAACATTTTATACAAAACTAATAAAGTACACGACGAAGATATTGGCAGATATATTTTGTCGCAATTCAGTTATACCAAACTTTTAGCAATTATTAATATTTCAGGTGAAGTAAACAATACTTTTTGGGGAATAGACAATTATAAAAAATTGATAAAATATCTAAAAAATTATGAAGTAAATATTATAGTTGCGTTTGAGCAGAACAATATCGAGGAAGCGGAAAAAATTTCCG
This genomic stretch from Ignavibacteriota bacterium harbors:
- the nagB gene encoding glucosamine-6-phosphate deaminase, which codes for MLVIIKNDYESLSQEAAKVIADRLKKKPNLVIGLATGSTPLGLYKELIRLHKYEGLDFSKVVTFNLDEYIGLPPSHDQSYHYFMQKNFFSEINLDPRFIHVPQGMANDIKLFCNWYEDRIKSFGGIDIQVLGIGANGHIAFNEPGSSLGSRTRIKTLTPTTRDDNKRFFEKGEDVPKYAITMGVGTIMDAKELLLVASGEGKAEAIKAAVEGPITAMCPASIIQMHKEAFVIIDKSASSQLKGNYVDTWESLIL
- a CDS encoding ribulose-phosphate 3-epimerase, giving the protein MALLAPSILAADFTKLSNQIRAVELGNADFIHCDVMDGHFVPNFTFGPIVISAVKKLTKIPLDVHLMINNPQNLIKEFAEAGANILTIHQENNEHLDRTIQLIKEFDVKAGVAVNPATPIEMLLPVLPIVDLVLIMSVNPGFGGQFFIDYTLDKIVNLNRIKKSKNYNFLIEVDGGITKENIKKVKDAGCNVIVAGTAVFKNENITESTVELKNLIMD
- a CDS encoding DoxX family membrane protein, with the protein product MNKQKTINYIIAITRLYLAVYFILSGLGKINNLEYFANSIEYYRLFPLVLINILAITIPWIELISGSLLLLGVFVKENSIIIATLLFLFTIAVFSAVIRNLNIDCGCHGTVDGQKVGLLKIIENVFLFILALVSIKFPSQVMRFVKYF
- a CDS encoding PASTA domain-containing protein, whose amino-acid sequence is MKESYKKILTIFAIAASFIAILAFIFDVIIMPLYVEGDEIEVPDVIGLSQEEAAEILDDNGLVAAFEGPRYSEKIPKDHVIFQKPEAGSLVKKNRTIHLHISSGNPLKVMPDLVGKSVRDAQITLQRLGFEISEVEQVNSEFSINTVVEQFPISGLNLSNGSKIKLFVSVGPNIGMVRVPDILGMSYKEATSTLETNSLSVGTITYEVSKNLLPNTVISQFPSKNTLVAVGDSIDLFITKSQD
- a CDS encoding glycosyltransferase family 9 protein, which encodes MITPLPQLIYENTKANISVLANENNEIIFKNNPYVNSIIVCEKDFSKQIFQSFLLRKNKFDVLINCSENINETEILFSSLVSSKYKIGFNNISDKTFSHIVDKLNIISNHYVDRILQLCEVFEFTVDKSRLNILYKTNKVHDEDIGRYILSQFSYTKLLAIINISGEVNNTFWGIDNYKKLIKYLKNYEVNIIVAFEQNNIEEAEKISDGKENIFLTNEFDKYASLISKSNFVFTVDSFTLQLAASYKKRVFCLFPKQKSNELIRVPYISDFDFVTSEKDDLSNLHYGKVLNSFIPYFDFVYEDFQLHKYKN
- a CDS encoding glucose-1-phosphate thymidylyltransferase, translated to MKSLCIFEDEEYKQLQPLTLIRPSYHLKCGILSLHRKIRRNYPNVRVELNTRGYLSNLIKQNHPAEIVNHVMSDMMLFLNGRILTDDTLVNQIPFEGKDELFISNNNFIGARVSGKNLEKISNSLKDVLSKNDFPNLPVKEVDVTIINYPWDLITYNHQELIKDYKKLTSEQENFIKEFPGVYLLNKKDIFLGKNVVIKPGAILDAEDGPIFIGDNVTIMHNASIQGPVFIGEESIVKMSATIYHNTSVGKVSKIGGEIENTIIHSYSNKQHNGFLGNSYLGSWVNLGAGTTNSDLKNNYGTIKVLINNQLIDSGKQFIGLTMGDHSKAAINTSFNTGAVVGVSSNIFGGTFPPRYIPSFSWGGSEALTTYDIDRSIEVAERVMQRRNVELTEIDKELFRTVFKLTEKERRDKGFPK
- a CDS encoding peptide MFS transporter, with protein sequence MFKNHPKGLAVLFFTEMWERFGFYTMIAIFVYYLQENFKWDQATVTNIYGIFMAGVYFTPILGGWIADNVLGYGKTIIFGAIVMGIGYAIMAIPTDNSYLVFAGLFVIAIGNGMFKANISVLVGNLYGHSEISLKDAGYNIFYMGINVGAFYAPFAAAGIKSFLMNNFGATLAQGYNAGFGIASIGMIFSLIIFTAFRKYYQQADYQSKKEVKVEKDVVLTKQQEKERIIALLTVFGIVIFFWMAFHQNGAALSLFARDYTHQFVGKFTYLLFDVVSLHAILFAIFGLAALLKKSNSSKIKSFGGIFTLAGLSLLIYKISSLPESGKISPEQFQAFNPMFIVLITPIIINYFSKLNKKGKEPSSPAKIGIGMLITAIAYVIMIIASLGLAPVYTLNGSTSAITVSPFYLIGTYFTLTIAELHLSPMGLSFVSKVAPPKMKGLLMGGWFGATATGNYLAGFVGRFYQEWELWQFFLILIVCAALASLMVVFTLKKLKSATS
- a CDS encoding rhodanese-like domain-containing protein, which codes for MLKNINIKAVLGILLLSIFMGIFYNSFSSDGIDFIRNEVIINYVKLGENITENNLRGIDLAQTIKLFNEKSALFIDARDQWDFKKNHITGAINIPEFSFSSNDPKLSNISKDQLIIVYCSGDDCDISKRLAVQMSEIGYNNLYVFVGGITAWTEAELPTIKGKDE
- a CDS encoding DUF814 domain-containing protein; translated protein: MYRNYFYLLRSVNDISPELIGARITDVYSQEKDKLFLKIPSNEFPNRHLIIDTNPHSTSIFLKDVHFKAKKNFMQFFDNALNKKVHNVEIAENDRIVKFNLGETFILFSIKGNKTNIFYSENLNEVQSFKKSNNDDINKDLKQIFFSGSNHPSILNRDNAISDLNELKKLFPMLSNEIKIEIDFRISENENSIWNIFQNIVREFLNEDIRVGFSIDLQKMMFFPSTFKTIITEDNYKDFSNFNDALQYYSASFYRLNAKSNFKNELEKYFDTEISNLSAKLNNLKIRIENGSNESLYYSYGNTLLSNMDSLKKGMKEIILKSNEETDELKIKLDPKLNPNENINKYFEKAKDEKINFNKSVELFESAKQKYNTLLTEYDYFKNADTIDKIEYLYNKLITKKENIIKMDSGEKFKYWLYLIDDKYSVYIGRDSKSNDYLSVKFAKQNDYWFHARGLPGSHVVLRVENLKEVMPKEIIKKTASLAAYYSKAKTAGTAPVSYTFAKFVHKKKGMEPGKVLLQKEYTILVKPEIPQNCVLVNE